Proteins encoded within one genomic window of Borrelia parkeri:
- a CDS encoding OmpA family protein, giving the protein MNIKIVILLFLTNTLAFSSEILEFKYTKGTKFRIETTDNQEIYLNERFNSKTKTNIQVSSEVKDVKNNFADIKSYFRVLKKDNESDVYLLKEEFEGNFSINKQGEYKINNAQKRPSVRGIPRFPKTPIKVNESWTYPAEEYIQASEISQEIKDFVIKFDVNYVYKGKEKIDGKYYDIILSNYKSKYNVKNILFSQKVNQIIYFDSKLGNIYKYNDTYEFQMQNDNNNIKMTGNSFGKIISIELPNDNIIEHEIKEYISTKQIDSINIEKNKNGIKLSLDIEFYPDSFQIINKEYNKLKHIANLLEKFKDNNILIEGHTAKFGTEQEMQELSEKRAHSIGNYLLKMKVKNKNQIFFKGWGAKKPKYANSSPLASKNRRVEITILNN; this is encoded by the coding sequence ATGAATATTAAAATTGTTATATTACTATTTTTAACAAATACTCTAGCATTTTCATCCGAAATATTAGAATTTAAATACACTAAGGGGACTAAATTCAGAATAGAAACTACAGATAATCAAGAAATTTACCTAAATGAAAGATTTAACTCAAAAACCAAAACTAATATCCAAGTCTCAAGCGAAGTAAAAGATGTAAAAAATAATTTTGCAGATATTAAATCTTACTTTAGAGTGTTAAAAAAAGATAATGAGAGCGACGTTTACTTACTTAAAGAAGAATTTGAAGGAAATTTTAGCATAAACAAACAAGGAGAATATAAAATTAATAATGCTCAAAAAAGACCTTCTGTTAGAGGCATCCCAAGATTCCCAAAAACACCCATAAAAGTAAATGAAAGTTGGACATATCCAGCAGAAGAATATATTCAAGCATCTGAGATTTCACAAGAAATAAAAGATTTTGTTATAAAATTTGATGTAAATTATGTGTACAAAGGCAAAGAAAAAATAGATGGCAAATACTACGACATAATTCTCTCAAATTATAAATCTAAATATAACGTAAAAAACATATTATTCTCTCAAAAGGTTAACCAAATAATTTATTTCGACTCAAAATTAGGAAACATATATAAATATAACGATACATATGAATTTCAAATGCAAAATGACAACAATAATATCAAAATGACTGGAAACTCATTTGGGAAAATAATCTCTATTGAACTACCAAATGACAACATAATAGAGCATGAAATTAAAGAATATATTAGCACAAAACAGATAGACTCTATTAACATAGAGAAAAACAAAAATGGCATTAAATTAAGCTTAGATATTGAATTCTACCCTGATTCTTTCCAAATCATTAACAAAGAATATAACAAACTAAAACACATAGCCAATTTATTAGAAAAGTTTAAAGACAACAATATTCTAATAGAAGGACATACAGCAAAGTTTGGAACAGAACAAGAAATGCAAGAATTGTCTGAAAAAAGAGCTCATTCAATTGGAAACTATTTATTAAAAATGAAAGTAAAGAACAAAAACCAAATATTTTTTAAAGGATGGGGTGCTAAAAAACCTAAGTATGCAAACTCATCTCCTTTAGCATCAAAAAATCGAAGAGTAGAAATTACAATTCTAAACAATTAA